aaaaaaaaaaaaagaagcttctaACAGTTATATAGTGTTTATGTGTCAGGAAGGTTTCCCAGCACTttagaaatattaattaatttaatcttcCACTTCACTCCATGAGGTACTTTTAGGGTTCCCATTTTGCAGGCAGGAAAACCGAGACTCAGAAAAGTGAAGCGACTTGCCCAAGAGCAAACCCAGACATCTGGGCTCCatagtctgtgctcttaaccattcATGATTCTGCCTCACAAAGACTGATGCGCAGAAGTCCACACTGCACAAATGGGCCTGATCGGGGCTCTACGCAGCTTGATGTGTGACCCCGTCTGTCCAATCTTTGAGATTTGCAGggccccagggaggaaggagtATGTTTGGATTTTGCTTATGAATCAGGTGTGAACAGAGGGCCTTCGGCATGCCAACGGGGAAGGCTTTTGAAGTTGGGGAGGTAAGGTGGCCTGTCCAGGCTCACACAGTGCAACGGGTGATGTTTTGACAAGGGTGACAGTAACCCTCTTGGGGAGAAGCCAGTAAATGAAGACTGGGCATCCCTTGCCCAACTCATCATCACCACAGCCTGTGCAGTGGCTGAAACTCCAGgccaggggtgggcagggctgcactTAACATCCTGGAGGTGCCAACCATGTGTGCTCCAGAGGGGACCCCAGGCTGAGCATTCCAGAGGCCGGCACCAAGATAGCAAtgaccaccagggggcagcagagtGTCAGCTCTGTTGGCAGCAGCCTGAGGGTTAGCCAGCATCAGGGCGCCTGTACTTGCCAGGGTGTGGGGTACCTGAAAAAGCTGGCACCCACACAGGCTAAGACCACAGGGCCCACCCTGTAGGCCCCTACAGGATGATGTAGGAATTCTGTAACTCTCTTATCTCAACCTGAAAAGGCCTCCAGACAAGACTGAGGTTGGGCAAGTTTCTATTGATCCAATCTACTTTGACGAGAAAGACTTCTCTAATTTGCTCATTATTCTTCCATGTCcccttaaaaaagttttaaagatataAAGGAGATTTCTGAATGTTTGAGCTAAAAGGAATTTTAGATTGGCTGGTatagacttttttaaattttgaaaaatttccaaattcaagttctcctttcttctctcccttccttccaaagACGGGGGTGGTTGGAGGATGaatgggggtgaggaaggggagcTGCAGAACTCAGCCTGAAAATCTGCTAATTTAGGGActctccttattttacagatgagaagactgtgGTCCAAAGCATCCAGCTGACTTGCCACAGGTCACAGGTCTGcgagtggcagggctggggcaagACCCTAGGTCCTGTGTCCCTTTTTCTGGCATCTTTATTATCATTGTCACTACCTTTCTACCCTGCTCCTGGAACTGGGATGGTTAAGTGGCCTGAGGGGGGGATTCGAACTGGTGAAACAGAAACCATAAAGAGAGGGTTAGGCTGCAGTGAACTCATGCTGCTAACCTGGGCTGGCACAGGGTGCAGAGTCCAGGTCCTCTGACTCCTAGTCCAGTGCTCCCTCAAGCCCACACTGcccctggctccagagccagggCCTGTTTAGAATGTGGGACCAGGACCCTGTCTCAATGGGAAGGGCTGGCCTGCTTGCAGGATGGCCTGGGGATTGGAATAGGGGGCTCAGTTCCTAGCTTTCTCTCCTCAAGTGTTGTTAGTGCTCTAGGCCTGATTGTTTCGCTCCAGGAGTTCCCAGTGCCTCTCAAGTgccatttcatttatataatagaaGCTGGCCTGAGATAGAAAGAGCTTGGGCTTGGAGTCCACAAGACCTGGGTTGAAGTCTGACTGCTGCACGTTACACTAGGTAAGTCATTTCCTCATACTGACTGCTATGGACTCACAGGGCTGTAATGAGAGCTAGAGATCATGAATGCAAAATGCTGAGCAAACTGCCGGATGCACAGTGGGTGCTTAATTAATGACagctttcttcttgttcttccagTACCCTCCACAAGAGAGATGTAGAAAGAAATACCGGGCTGCATGACTGTTGAGTGGCTCAAGGCCAAGGCACCACCTGTGGTTTAGAACTTTCATTGTTTTGCTGGCCTGACCTTTcatctaagaaagaaaagtacagtTCAGATTTATGGAGTCTCTAATACATGCCCAGGGCTGACCTAGGCACTTTATAGTCTGATTTAACCTTCAAAATAGCTCTCTGAGAAAGGTGCTGTTACTCTTCCCCTTTGCACAAGTGGCAACTGAAGCTCATGGAAGTTAACAAATTGATCTTGATCACTCAGGTAATTAACAGAACCTGACCTGAGTCTTTGTGACCCTCAGAGTGATGCTTGTTGTGTGAGATCACCCTGAACATGGCTGGGAACACATCTAAGGCATGTGGAAGCACTTGGTAAAGGACACAACTCTGGGCAAACACAAGCCCATGCTGGCATCTGCCTCTTCAAGGTCCTGAACTAACACAGAGGATGCTAGTCCTatttttataggtgaggaaacatTGGACTGacagttaaataacttgtccaagccCCACAGGTGGCAGGCAGGAGAGCTGGCATGACATCCAGGTATGTTTGAGTCCATGAGCCAAGCTTTTCTGTCACACCAGCCTTCTTCTCCAATGATTTATGCagcagaacaggggcacctgggtggctcagttggttgagtgtctgactcttgatttcagctcaagccatgattttgctgtttgttcttgggatcaagctccaggttgggctccgggctggcagcatggagcctgcttggaattctctctctcctgctctctctttacccctcctctgctcgctctctctcaatctctcacataaaataaataaatgaacagttttaaaaaagtgttagAAAGTTAGAAGACAGGGAGGTGTGACATATTTCAGTTTGGGCACTTCGTTTTATAGAGGAGAAGCCTGACACCCTGGAGGGAAGGATTGGTCCAGTGGTGCCGGCCTGAGGGGCCAGACTGTGGACCATCGTTTCCCACCTTTGGGCGTTTGGGAAGGAGGCCAGGCTCAAAACGAGGCTATGGGCCTCAGGAAAGCAGGTTTAGGGGCTGTCTGGCTCCCCATCCTGGTGTGTGGGACTAGAAGGCCCCCAGCAGGAGGTGCTGACTGGGAAGCAGAGATGAGCTGTGAGAACATAGGTATGACACTGTGGTCCAGCTGAAGTGACATCCCCTGGCCCTGAGGCTGCTCCCCACCACCCTGGCTTCAGTTAGCTCATAAGCCCCAAGGAGACAAACCTCCTGGACACACTTCCTTCTCATTCCAATTTATTCTATTCTTCTCATGGAAAGAGTAACTCTGACCCGTGTCTTCTTATGTAATAACTACAAAGTCATTTTGGGCctataaaaaacacacacatatatatgtatgtgtgtatgtgtgtgtgtatacacacacacacatatattttatacacacatacacatacataactaaatacacacatatacacacattcagATTGGACTAACATTCACAGAACAATGAACATAGCCAAGAACTACATGACCACAGGATATTTTATCTTGCTGAACACTGCACTGATACTccagtggcattaagtgcatgTCTGCAAGAAGCCAGAATGCTCTGGGGTGAGGTGCACATGGACCCTCACATATCCGGGGTCAGAGAGAGTTGCTTCCCGGTTCCAGCCAGGCTCAACTTAGATTGGTATGAAAAACATCTGCCGCTGGCCTGTTTTCTGTTCTCACCCTCCAGAAAGGCTTTCATCTTTTTCAGGGAAGCAGAGTGAAGACATTCTCGAGAACAGATGCGTCATGTGCAAGAGATGCCAGGGAGCCTGGCAGAGCCACAAAACTGACCTCCTGATGAAAACCCAGAGCACTGACGGCAGTGCGGGAGGATCAATTCAGTGCCAGGCCCAGAGGGTTCCGGCAGGAGGTAGTGGGCTCTTTGATTCCTGATGGTGGCAGCAGAGACCAACTCAAGAGCCACATGGCTCCCCTGCCCCAGTCAATTGTGGCCTGGATCCAATCAGTTTCAGTTCTCAGCACATCTGAAACCCTGTGTGGCTGTCTCTGGCATGTCTCAGGAGACAAAGCATTTCTCAGCTGTGGCACATCTAGCCTTCCAGCCATTGGGCGGAGCTTTCAATTTGGAAGGGCTGGTGTAATTGATGACATCCCTTCTTGCGCAGGCCTGAGATTTGCTATGATCACCCCCTGCTTCCAACAGAAGTAGAGGATTCACCCACCTGCCTAGCAACCCTGGCCACCTGAAGTCTGGCTTCTGGTGGATGGAGAAAAGCAGGAACAAGACCAGGGCTGGTCTGAAAAGCCAGGTGTGAGGAAATCTAGGCACACACTTTGTTACCAACCTAGACTGCCTGAAATATCTGGCAAACTGGCAAAGACCCATCTTTGAGGGCAGCAGAGTGAACTTTAGGATAAATGCAGCCACTGGAAGAGGTCTGCTTGTCTAATGACTGGAGTGGGATTAGGCTATGAAAACAGCTGGGATATTTGTTCATCTGTGCTCTGAAAGAGCATGGTATTCTGCAGCTGGACAAATATTCTATCTTGATGTCCCTTGCATCAGGGCCTTCACAGGGCCCCAGAGGACCCACAGGAGTTGGGGCCACGACTAAGGGCAGGAAGCCTTATGTGGAGGCAGCCAGGGCTAAGGCAGGGACCTTAGGAGTGAGAGGTTAGGGGACCCTCCCATGTGGACGACGGAAATGCAAGACAGATGCTAAAGAAGTGGAGTCTGGTTCCAAGAGGCTGCAAGAGTCCACTTTGAACAAAGACTCATATCTTCCTTTACGAAGTGGTATGTTCGGTCCCAGCACCTGAAGGCTCTTTTCAGACTGCCGAAGCATTCTCTGGGTGCGGTTCTAGGCTATGTATTTGCTACTACCTTAGTTGACATTATTATGCATGGTTTAGGCAGCCCATGGGTTTTCTGGCTTTGCAGTAAGATCTGATCTAATTCCAAACTCACACATGTAAAAAGGGCTGTAGAGTCTTTTCAGAACTATAAAACACAGGTGGGTGTGGCCTGTGGGGTGCAGGCTGGATCTACTCTGTGCTGTCCAAACCAGGCAAAGAGAAAGGcccaggtggggagagggctctgggagctggggaagggagccACATCACATATATCAATTCCCTAATGCTTGGCATAGTGCTTGTCACACAACGGGCACTTGGGAAATATTGTGTTGAATCAAACAGATTCTACCACCGGATTTGGGCTGACTTATGTGAGCTAGGACCCTGGAAAAGTCACTTCACCTGGTGACTTATTCCCTCCCTGTAAAGTGTGTTCCTTGCATAgcatgtttatgtttttgtttttgttttaatccctCTGGCTAGTCTGTTTGAAGgatggaatgatttttttaaaatggccatttatttttgagacagagagagagagagagagtgcacaggaagggcagagagcccaatgtggggcttgaacctataaaccatgagagcatgacctgagctaaagctggacacttaatcaactgagccacccaggtgccccaaggatggAATTATCAAAAATAATGGGAACTCACTTTGTAAACTAAAGCCTCTAGAGACATGTAAAGAATAGAAAACTAGAAAGCTGTTTCTAATGTGGTTACTTCTCAAATATGaccattattaataatttattggcTAACAGTGCTACATTTTCTCATTATCATTCTTCTGTTTCAGAAGTGGGCAATCAGTTTTAagaattcatttgtatttccatgaaaGACAATAAAGCCActtaatgaaagaataaaatatgcaaTCTGCAAACATTTTCACTTTTCCTGAATTGGGTCCTTGAGCAGAAATAGGCCGCCCACTTTTGACATGGAAAGTTTGCTTTGCTTATcaactagaaggaaaaaaaagctggGAGAGGTGGCTTCTGGAAAGAATCCagaatctagattttaaaagatcttattGGTATAATGCCAAGCAGAAATTATGTTCATGTTAAAGGCACACACCCCCTGTACTAATGTTCAAATGACCCATGGGTTGAGGAAAGGCTAGGAGAGCTGGCTTAAAAGCCTCCTCTGTGTAAAGTTTCTGGGGTTTCATTCCTCTTGAGATCAGGATGAGCCCATGGTGTGATGTGACGGTACCACCAACAGAGCCGATGCCAGTGTTGGCTTCCTGAATGTGACCGAAATGTCCAGAACAAAGGAGCGACCATCTGCTCTCCTCTGCCATGACTGGGCATGTGAAATGCTGTGCTTCCTTCTAGGAGAGCAGGGATAAACTGGTGGCCATCCAGAGTGGTAGACAAGGGGGAAGTACCAGGGCAATTTGGCCCTACAAAGAGACTTGAATGAATAGTAATGAGCAACTTGGGAAAAGAAAGGCTGCCCTTGAGTGCCATTTCAAATGTTTTAGGGATTGGTAGATGGACTGGTTTTGTGTGGTTTCAGAGGACATGGCTTAGGACCACAGAGTGGAAATTACAAAGAGGCAAATGTCAGGCTCCCAAGAGAGTTGGGTAACAACCTGAGGGGGTCATAGGAGAATGGGATGTCCAATGAATGAGGAGCACAGGGGGTTTCTCACCCCTAGAAGGGTTCAGAAGAAGGCCATATGATAACTGTTATGGATGAGCTGAAGCTAAGATCAGTGAGGATTCCTGTGAGGTTATCAGAGAAACTCTAAGAATCTAGGATCAAATACATGGCAAAGACATAAAAGGAAGCCCTAAGGTTCTGAGTGATTATGTTAGGTTCTATATGGAGACATCAGGGAGAAGGTCTCCTGAATTCTCATTAAAGTAATGACAGGGAGCAGCAAGGAGGTGCTGGTGGCCTGGGGAGAGCCCTTCTCCACCAGTACCAGTGGAAGCAATGATGGGATCTACATCGTTATCTAGCTCATACCACCCATGAACAAATAAaaccagggaagagagagagaagagctaaATTTACATGTAACTCTCAAGGCTCAATTTAGCTATAGGAACTGCTTTTGCCAAGGCTGATAGAAATCCCTGCAAGATCAaagcttcatttcttcttttttggagaaagagagagagaggaggaggagaagagatgaGGGATGGGAGAAAAGGCAGGCAGAAAGATGGATATGAAGTGGGAGAGGAAGGTGAAGGCTTTGCTACTTGGAGGTTGTACGTTTAGAAGTGCCAACATTCACCTACGGTGTCTTGGTGCCATGTCACTATAGCCATTAGCAGGCTGCCCTCCAGGGTGAGTGTGGCAGGGTGGTGTCATGACAAGAGCACTGGGTGGGAAGACAGTCCCTTCCCAGGTCTGTCTCTCGCTTAACTTTGGGCTCCTGAGTGAGCCATGGGACCTCTCTAGCTTGGTGTTCCTTTCTAAAAAATGCGGTCAGACTGGACTACTTGGAAGGTTCTCCCCAACTCTTGGGAGCTTTGTCTTTATGATCAGTTAGCATCTGAGCCATAGCCTGGCAGAGCAGAGGACTAGGGGTAGAGATAACCCATGATTCTTGTCCTGCCACCTGGTTTCCTGTAACTCTGGGAAGTTTTGCAGCCTACTGGGTGGGGACTGTCCAACTCCAGGGCAAAGGAACTCTGGGGACTGACAAGTTGATGTggtagagggagaggagggagagagggaggagtagGGAGTGGGTGAGGCACTTACAGCAGGAGGAGATGGGCACACTGATGGCCAGGATCACCCAGGCGATGTCCATCTTGCTCAGGCAGAtggtggctctgtgctggggttTGTCCCCTTCAGCCACATGGGAGATATTCCCTGCTGTTCCAGGCTTCCAGGTCCCAGCAGGAACCAGGCGGTTGAGGAAGTTTCCTGTGGCCGTGGACACCACTGTGGAGAGAGGACTGGGCACCCTGTTGGTCATGGTGGGGGTGGCTGTAGCCTCCTCCTTGGCTTGGAAAACAGTGCTTTCTGAGCCCCcggtggggtgggctggggcctGCGAGGTTGAGGATGTTCCCTGAGGAATCCCCTTGGAAGGGGCTGAGACACTGGCATTGAAGGCAGCCTGGGTGGGCCCCGCGGTGGCTGTGAAGACCCCAGAGCTGGTAGATGGAGGTCTGTCGGTGCCAGGGGTGACAGTAAGCCAGGAGTCACTGTGGCTGGGGCCATCCTGTGGGTCACCGCGGAGGCGCTGAGAAGGCACTGGGGCAGGTTGTGGgctggcaggggcacctgaggcTACTGTGGTGTCCGGCTCCCCTCCTTGGCTGGTGAAAGTGGAACCACCCCCCTGATCTGCTCTGCTAAGGCCTGGCTTGTCCTCTGCAGGCACAAGGGGGTTGGTGGGTGGTGCCCACGAGGTCCTGCTGGGCGCCATGGTTGTGGTCACTGTCTGGGGCTGTGGTGAGGAAGAAGAACCCCAGAGTGGGTtcctgggggtgagggtggaggggtcAGATTCTACAGACCCTGTAAAGTTGCCTTTGTAGATCTGAAAGATCTTCCCTAGGGGCCGCTTCTGCCCCAGATGTGTGGAGCTCTGATTTCGTCCCCGctggccttccttcctcccagagtGGCCACTGGGTGCAGGCAGGACAGAGCGTGATGAACTGCCGGCCCCCTTTCGGGAAGAgcctgggggcctgggaggcCTGCGCGTGGTAGCCCGGGTGGGTGCTGTGGTGGGACGGCTGCTGGCTCCTGTTGGCTTTGTCAGCAGGATGGTGGGTGCAGCTTCTCCCTGGGGGCGGCCCTCTGAGGGGGAGGATGTGGTTGCCATGGCAGTAGGAAGGGGCCCTGTGGGCAGTGGGCCTTCAGAATGTGGGGTGGTTGCTGTCGCCATAATGGTGGAGATGGTGTTTGTAGGAGGGTGTCCATCTGGATGGGGTGCTGTCATTGCCATGGGAGCTGCAGCCTGTGAGGAGGGTCCATCAGGATAGGGGGTCAGTGTCACCACCGAAGTGGGTGCAGTTGCCATGGATGAGTGTCTGGTAGAGCTGAGGGATTCTGTCACCATGGTGCCTGGGGTGGTGCCTGAGGGGAGGACCTGAAGAGATTCTCTGGGAGATGGTTCCTGGGTGGCAAATACCAGTGCTTCGGTCAGTGCCAAGATCAGGAGGAAGCcttgagaggaagacagagagaagaggtgaaATGCCTGGGgaatagctcagagtctggaccttCCTTACCCATGAACCTGTAAAGCTCTGGGAACTCAAAGGAAACGTTGGGAGCATTCCGGAGGCCCACACTGCCATCCTGACCCTCATCAGATACAAGATCATGTGAAGTTGGGCAGGTCTATTAGGTAGGTGCTACCCAGCACTGTTGGGGAGAGGCAGCTAAGCTAGTCAGGACCATCCTTTGCTGAGTGCCTGTGAAACGCCATCAGCCCTCCACCCAAAAGCAGCTTCTGAGAACAGGCTGGGCTGGGTGTAGGAAGAAGGCTTGTGGCCTCTGAGTGTCTGCTACCCCTCTGCAGCCAGAGGGTGGTCAAGGCCAGGTTGATCAAAGGGAAGCTGGCAGCTCTATATGGAATGCTTACATAAGCAGAGCTGACCAACTCTCATGCCCTTTCTGAATCTTCCATTTATGGACTAGACAAAGGCAGAAATGGTCAGAAATGCTCTCTTTCTTCAGACCCACTCACCAGGCAAGTAGGGAGGGTCTCTAGACCTCTCCAGAGGACAAAAAATGAACAGGGCAGTCTCTGGCTCTGGGTGAGCTCAAAGAAATCCACAAACAATCCTAAAGCAAGGCAGCGACATCTCAGTGCCATACAAGAGCAACAGGCAGAGGGGGACAAGGGTCCAGAGGTTGACCAGATCTGGTGCCCAtacagcacttagcacagagcctaaaagAGATGCACCCTGTGAACACCAGCTGGTTTTGTGGTTCTCATTAATGTTAACTGCTTTTCCTGTGGTGTTCATGTGGCTGAACTCTCTGTGGAAAATCACTTGTGATGCCCAGCCTTTTGAGTAGGAGGACGCCTTTTgagcattaaaagaaaatcatgagtTTTGCATGATGATCAGCGTGTATGCTTTTGGCTCATTGAGAAAATGCACAAGGACAAAaacctataaatttaaaaatacttctaaatgTATGTGGATTTTATGAATCATAATAGCATGTgccacattttacaaataacacACCACATATAAATGTGAGACATAGGATCTGTTCAGATTATAAACTGGAAGACTGGTCACCCCAATAGAATACATGGGCTGAGAAGAACTGGTCTCCACTGCTGAGGTGTGGCCTGACAGACTTCTAAGGTCTGATTCTGACCTGTGAACTCCTCCTTATTCTTATGAAACCCCTCCTGGTCACTCTCATGCCCTTCCTTCAGCTCTGCTGGCCACACAGACAATGGTAGAGATCTGTCACTATCTGGTAACTCTCTGGAagctgccctcccccaccagatTCAAGCAAGACAAATGGCCAAAACAGGGGCCCCGGCAGTGATTTCTGCATGTGTGGGACAGTCAGCAAAGCTGCTGACGGGAAGACAGGGGCCCTGGTGAGCTTTCAGAAACAGAAGGGGAGATCATCTCCTGGCATTCCTTTGAAAGGAGGCCCGGGATCACCACTGAGGCCACCTCCGACTTATGTGGAGTGGGGAAGAGTCTGAGCATGGACCTGCTCCCTGTACTCTGCACTTCTAAATTAGTAGGTGGAAGGAGGCCAAGGGACTGCAGATTGAACGGACTGTAGCACATACAGTCTCTAGGACCAACAGTTTGTCCTAAgcgacatatttttttttctaaactttcatTGGTGACCTAAACCATGTAACAACTGTAAGCTCTGTTTGTTCAAGTCAATCCTAAAAACTGTTTACAGAGCACCTGCTCTGACCCAATCTC
The Panthera tigris isolate Pti1 chromosome C2, P.tigris_Pti1_mat1.1, whole genome shotgun sequence genome window above contains:
- the TMEM108 gene encoding transmembrane protein 108 isoform X1 produces the protein MKRSLQALYCQLLSFLLILALTEALVFATQEPSPRESLQVLPSGTTPGTMVTESLSSTRHSSMATAPTSVVTLTPYPDGPSSQAAAPMAMTAPHPDGHPPTNTISTIMATATTPHSEGPLPTGPLPTAMATTSSPSEGRPQGEAAPTILLTKPTGASSRPTTAPTRATTRRPPRPPGSSRKGAGSSSRSVLPAPSGHSGRKEGQRGRNQSSTHLGQKRPLGKIFQIYKGNFTGSVESDPSTLTPRNPLWGSSSSPQPQTVTTTMAPSRTSWAPPTNPLVPAEDKPGLSRADQGGGSTFTSQGGEPDTTVASGAPASPQPAPVPSQRLRGDPQDGPSHSDSWLTVTPGTDRPPSTSSGVFTATAGPTQAAFNASVSAPSKGIPQGTSSTSQAPAHPTGGSESTVFQAKEEATATPTMTNRVPSPLSTVVSTATGNFLNRLVPAGTWKPGTAGNISHVAEGDKPQHRATICLSKMDIAWVILAISVPISSCSVLLTVCCLRRKKKTANPENNLSYWNNAITMDYFNKHAVELPREIQSLETSEDQLSEPRSPANGDYRDTGMVLVNPFCQETLFVGNDQVSEI
- the TMEM108 gene encoding transmembrane protein 108 isoform X2 is translated as MKPSNSPGFLLILALTEALVFATQEPSPRESLQVLPSGTTPGTMVTESLSSTRHSSMATAPTSVVTLTPYPDGPSSQAAAPMAMTAPHPDGHPPTNTISTIMATATTPHSEGPLPTGPLPTAMATTSSPSEGRPQGEAAPTILLTKPTGASSRPTTAPTRATTRRPPRPPGSSRKGAGSSSRSVLPAPSGHSGRKEGQRGRNQSSTHLGQKRPLGKIFQIYKGNFTGSVESDPSTLTPRNPLWGSSSSPQPQTVTTTMAPSRTSWAPPTNPLVPAEDKPGLSRADQGGGSTFTSQGGEPDTTVASGAPASPQPAPVPSQRLRGDPQDGPSHSDSWLTVTPGTDRPPSTSSGVFTATAGPTQAAFNASVSAPSKGIPQGTSSTSQAPAHPTGGSESTVFQAKEEATATPTMTNRVPSPLSTVVSTATGNFLNRLVPAGTWKPGTAGNISHVAEGDKPQHRATICLSKMDIAWVILAISVPISSCSVLLTVCCLRRKKKTANPENNLSYWNNAITMDYFNKHAVELPREIQSLETSEDQLSEPRSPANGDYRDTGMVLVNPFCQETLFVGNDQVSEI